In the genome of Desulfuromonas sp. DDH964, one region contains:
- a CDS encoding energy-coupling factor ABC transporter ATP-binding protein yields the protein MSHHIVAVDDLRYRYADGTEALRGVSFSIHHGESVAIVGANGAGKSTLLLHLNGYLTPQQGEVRIGDFPLNKGTVQDIRRTVGMVFQDPDDQLFMPTVQEDVAFGPLNLGFPPEEVEERVCAALQQVDALHLRERPPHRLSGGEKRAVAIASVLSMSPDILVMDEPTTGLDPRARRLLIERLASFRHTKIIATHDLDMVLDLCRRTIVIHDGRVTADGPTETIFGDAPLLAASHLEKPLRLQGCPVCNRQETPRP from the coding sequence ATGAGTCATCACATTGTCGCCGTCGACGATCTGCGCTACCGCTATGCCGATGGCACCGAGGCGCTGCGCGGGGTCTCCTTCAGCATCCACCATGGTGAATCGGTCGCCATTGTCGGCGCCAACGGCGCCGGAAAATCGACCCTGCTGCTGCACCTCAACGGCTACCTCACCCCGCAGCAGGGGGAGGTCCGCATCGGCGACTTCCCCCTCAACAAGGGGACGGTGCAGGATATCCGCCGCACCGTCGGCATGGTCTTCCAGGACCCCGACGACCAGCTCTTCATGCCGACCGTTCAGGAGGATGTCGCCTTCGGCCCCCTCAACCTCGGCTTCCCTCCGGAGGAGGTGGAGGAGCGCGTCTGTGCCGCGTTGCAGCAGGTCGACGCCCTCCATCTGCGGGAGCGCCCTCCCCATCGCCTTTCCGGCGGTGAGAAGCGGGCGGTGGCGATTGCCTCGGTCCTCTCCATGAGCCCGGACATCCTGGTCATGGACGAGCCGACCACCGGGCTCGATCCACGGGCACGGCGCCTGCTGATCGAACGTCTCGCCTCCTTCCGGCACACCAAGATCATCGCCACCCACGACCTCGACATGGTCCTCGATCTCTGCCGGCGCACCATCGTCATTCATGACGGCCGGGTGACCGCCGATGGCCCCACCGAGACGATCTTCGGCGACGCGCCCCTCCTCGCCGCCAGCCACCTGGAAAAGCCGCTGCGCCTGCAGGGCTGTCCGGTCTGCAACCGCCAGGAGACCCCGCGCCCCTGA
- a CDS encoding ABC transporter ATP-binding protein codes for MLRLEKVSTCYGQIQALREVTIDVAEGEIVTLIGANGAGKSTTLMSICGITPPRSGEVVFRGTSLRGLPADQIVALGISQVPEGRRIFANMSVLENLEMGAFLRRDPAGVRQDLAYVFDLFPILARRRHQAGGTLSGGEQQMLAISRALMARPRLLLLDEPSLGLAPLVIKQIFEIIAKINRDGTTVFLVEQNAMQALKLADRGYVMENGRITLMDRADNLLNNDQVRKAYLGL; via the coding sequence ATGCTTAGGCTGGAAAAGGTCTCGACCTGCTACGGGCAGATCCAGGCGCTGCGCGAGGTCACCATCGATGTCGCCGAGGGAGAGATCGTCACCCTGATCGGCGCCAACGGCGCCGGCAAGTCGACCACCCTGATGTCGATCTGCGGCATTACGCCTCCCCGCAGTGGCGAGGTCGTCTTTCGCGGCACTTCCCTGCGCGGGTTGCCTGCCGACCAGATCGTGGCCCTGGGGATCAGCCAGGTCCCGGAAGGACGCCGCATCTTTGCCAATATGTCGGTACTGGAGAATCTGGAGATGGGGGCATTCCTGCGCCGGGACCCGGCGGGTGTCCGCCAGGACCTGGCCTACGTCTTCGACCTCTTCCCGATTCTAGCCCGTCGCCGCCACCAGGCGGGGGGAACCCTCTCCGGCGGCGAACAGCAGATGCTGGCGATCAGCCGGGCGCTGATGGCGCGGCCGCGCCTGCTGCTGCTGGACGAGCCGTCGCTGGGCCTGGCGCCGCTGGTGATCAAGCAGATTTTCGAAATTATCGCCAAGATCAACCGCGACGGAACCACGGTCTTCCTGGTCGAGCAGAACGCCATGCAGGCCCTCAAGCTCGCCGACCGCGGCTATGTCATGGAGAACGGTCGCATCACCTTGATGGACCGGGCCGATAATCTGCTCAACAACGACCAGGTCCGCAAAGCCTACCTCGGGCTCTGA
- the cbiQ gene encoding cobalt ECF transporter T component CbiQ produces the protein MAGIDSTIFDIGALDTLAQGDSAVHRLDPRAKLVTCLVFIVCVASFDKYTISALLPFLIFPLALAGRAGLPLGFLAKRLLVVAPFAIFIGIFNPLFDREILLQLGPLAISGGWVSFASILLRFVLTIGIALILVATTSFPGVCMALEGIGAPRVFAVQLLLLYRYLFVLINEAMRMVRARALRSFHGRGLGMKIFSQMVGQLLLRTLDRAQRVHLAMLCRGFNGEIRSLRRLHIGRAELLFTGGWTALFVLLRLVNLPQFLGSWVTELFR, from the coding sequence ATGGCCGGCATCGACTCCACCATCTTCGACATTGGCGCGCTCGACACTCTCGCCCAGGGCGATTCCGCCGTGCACCGCCTCGATCCCCGCGCCAAGCTGGTGACCTGCCTGGTCTTCATCGTCTGCGTCGCCTCCTTCGACAAGTACACGATTTCCGCCCTCCTCCCCTTCCTGATTTTTCCGCTGGCGCTGGCGGGACGCGCCGGGCTCCCCCTCGGCTTTCTTGCCAAACGCCTGCTGGTAGTCGCCCCTTTCGCGATCTTCATCGGCATCTTCAACCCCCTTTTCGACCGCGAGATCCTCCTGCAGCTCGGGCCCCTGGCGATCAGCGGCGGCTGGGTCTCCTTCGCCTCGATCCTGCTGCGCTTTGTCCTGACCATAGGCATCGCCCTGATCCTGGTCGCTACCACCAGCTTTCCCGGGGTCTGCATGGCGCTGGAGGGGATTGGCGCGCCACGGGTCTTTGCCGTGCAACTCCTCCTTCTCTATCGCTACCTCTTCGTCCTCATCAACGAGGCGATGCGCATGGTCCGCGCCCGGGCGCTGCGCTCCTTTCACGGCCGCGGACTCGGCATGAAGATTTTCAGCCAGATGGTCGGGCAATTGCTGCTGCGCACCCTCGACCGCGCCCAGCGCGTCCACCTGGCGATGCTCTGCCGTGGTTTCAACGGCGAAATCCGCTCCCTGCGCCGGCTTCACATCGGCCGCGCCGAACTTCTCTTTACCGGTGGCTGGACGGCCCTCTTCGTCCTGCTGCGCCTGGTCAACCTGCCGCAGTTCCTCGGGAGCTGGGTTACGGAGCTGTTCCGATGA
- the tnpA gene encoding IS200/IS605 family transposase, with amino-acid sequence MSEYVHKSHNVSVLLYHLVCPAKYRRVVFTPEVDGCLKEVCLEIAKRYEIQFVEIGTDKDHVHFLVQSVPMYSPTQIARVIKSITAREIFKRVPSVKKQLWGGEFWTKGYFVNTVGQKGNEKTIATYVRNQGREKEYQQLHREGSVKRTVYPLFQ; translated from the coding sequence ATGAGCGAATATGTACACAAAAGTCATAATGTTTCTGTGCTGTTATACCATCTTGTTTGCCCAGCAAAATACCGCCGGGTTGTTTTCACCCCAGAGGTTGATGGCTGTCTCAAAGAGGTCTGCCTTGAGATCGCCAAAAGATACGAGATTCAGTTCGTAGAAATTGGGACCGACAAAGACCATGTTCACTTTTTGGTGCAGTCGGTTCCAATGTACAGCCCAACGCAGATTGCACGAGTCATCAAAAGCATTACGGCCAGAGAAATATTCAAACGAGTCCCATCGGTTAAAAAGCAACTATGGGGTGGCGAATTTTGGACAAAGGGCTATTTTGTGAACACTGTAGGCCAAAAGGGTAATGAGAAAACCATTGCGACCTATGTTAGAAATCAAGGCCGAGAAAAAGAGTATCAGCAATTGCACCGCGAGGGGTCTGTCAAACGAACTGTGTATCCGCTCTTTCAATAG
- a CDS encoding IS256 family transposase yields MKSDKLDELLVDCKTPEDVDKLYSRLLQRMINRSLDAEMTAHLGYGAGEAGPAKRANTRNGKSSKTVKGTFGELEIETPRDRAGSFEPQLVRKRQIRLAGMEGKILTLYAKGMTTRDIEDALKDLYGVEISHAVISQVTESVLDEVRAWQNRPLEAVYPILWLDGLTVKIHHGKQVVNKSAHVVLGVNLRGEKEVLGLWIAETEGAKFWLSVLTELRHRGVQDVYIACMDGLKGLPEAVNAIFPKTLTQLCIVHLVRASLRYVTVKDSKAVVAALKRIYQSATAEEAAAELEQLDADWGKSYRSVIRLWRSNWDNIIPFFQFPPEIRKVIYTTNAIESLNMSLRKLTRNRRIFPNDESAIKALYLAIRQASRNWKMIHNWKPALQTFQVMFGEDRVPLNLVY; encoded by the coding sequence ATTAAATCAGACAAATTGGACGAGCTTTTGGTCGACTGCAAAACCCCCGAGGACGTCGACAAACTCTATTCGCGGTTGCTACAGCGCATGATCAACCGCAGCCTGGACGCCGAAATGACCGCGCATCTGGGTTACGGAGCCGGCGAAGCCGGGCCGGCGAAACGCGCCAACACCCGCAACGGCAAGAGCAGTAAAACCGTCAAGGGCACCTTCGGCGAACTGGAGATCGAAACGCCCCGCGACCGGGCGGGGTCTTTCGAGCCGCAACTGGTTCGCAAACGCCAGATTCGCCTGGCCGGGATGGAAGGAAAGATCCTGACCCTCTATGCCAAAGGGATGACGACCCGCGACATCGAGGACGCCCTGAAGGATCTCTACGGCGTGGAGATTTCCCATGCCGTCATCTCCCAGGTGACCGAATCGGTTCTGGACGAGGTCCGGGCCTGGCAGAATCGCCCACTGGAAGCCGTCTACCCGATCCTGTGGCTCGATGGCCTGACGGTCAAGATTCATCACGGCAAGCAGGTGGTCAACAAGTCGGCCCATGTGGTTCTCGGCGTCAACCTGCGCGGCGAGAAGGAAGTTCTCGGCCTGTGGATCGCCGAGACCGAAGGGGCCAAGTTCTGGCTCTCGGTCCTCACCGAACTGCGCCATCGCGGCGTGCAGGATGTTTACATCGCCTGCATGGACGGGCTGAAAGGGCTGCCGGAAGCGGTCAACGCCATTTTCCCCAAGACCCTGACCCAACTCTGCATCGTCCATCTGGTGCGGGCGAGCCTGCGTTACGTCACGGTCAAGGACAGCAAGGCCGTGGTCGCGGCCCTCAAGCGTATCTACCAGTCGGCGACCGCCGAAGAAGCGGCGGCGGAGTTGGAACAACTGGACGCCGATTGGGGCAAGTCCTATCGTTCGGTAATCCGCTTGTGGCGGAGCAACTGGGACAACATCATCCCGTTTTTCCAGTTTCCGCCGGAAATTCGCAAGGTCATTTACACGACCAACGCGATCGAATCGCTAAACATGAGCCTGCGCAAGCTGACCCGCAACCGGAGGATATTCCCCAACGACGAATCGGCGATCAAGGCGCTCTATCTGGCAATCCGGCAGGCGTCACGCAACTGGAAGATGATCCACAACTGGAAGCCAGCGCTGCAGACATTCCAAGTGATGTTCGGCGAAGACCGGGTGCCGTTGAATCTGGTCTATTGA
- the nikR gene encoding nickel-responsive transcriptional regulator NikR, producing the protein MADLTRFGISIDQRLLDRFDSLLTTKGYVNRSEAIRDLIRAALVEEDWARDDKEMVGTVTLVYDHHTRDLADKLTEQQHSHHDAIVSALHVHLDAHHCLEVVVVRGRASDVKRLADELIGTKGVKHGKLVTSTTGTDLS; encoded by the coding sequence ATGGCCGACCTGACCCGCTTTGGCATCTCCATCGACCAGCGGCTCCTCGACCGCTTCGATAGCCTGCTGACCACCAAGGGCTACGTCAACCGCTCGGAGGCGATCCGCGACCTGATCCGTGCGGCGCTGGTCGAGGAGGACTGGGCGCGGGACGACAAGGAGATGGTGGGCACGGTGACCCTGGTCTACGATCACCACACCCGGGATCTGGCCGACAAGCTGACCGAGCAGCAGCACTCCCACCACGACGCTATCGTCTCCGCCCTCCATGTCCACCTCGACGCCCACCACTGTCTCGAAGTGGTCGTGGTCCGCGGCCGGGCCTCCGACGTCAAGCGGCTCGCCGATGAACTGATCGGCACCAAGGGGGTCAAGCACGGCAAACTGGTGACCAGCACCACCGGCACGGATCTCTCCTGA
- a CDS encoding anaerobic ribonucleoside-triphosphate reductase activating protein: MSIKGFQGTSLLDFPGRIASLIFFGRCNLSCGFCHNPALVLAPDDFPDIPAAELLADLAARRNFIDGVVISGGEPTLDPDLPRLLGEIKALGLLVKLDTNGLLPGVLERLLSDRLVDYVALDLKTAPARYDELHSAPVASANLLASLRLLLAAAVDYELRTTCVPGLVEAADLHALGEQARGARRWFLQQFVPHHALAPNLQALSPHAPATLQEFARLISAYVAETGIRGL; encoded by the coding sequence ATGTCGATCAAGGGTTTTCAGGGGACGAGCCTCCTCGATTTTCCGGGGAGGATCGCTTCCCTGATTTTTTTCGGCCGCTGCAACCTGAGCTGCGGCTTCTGCCATAATCCGGCCCTGGTTCTTGCCCCGGATGATTTCCCCGATATCCCCGCCGCGGAGCTGCTGGCTGACCTCGCCGCCCGCCGGAACTTCATCGACGGCGTGGTCATCTCCGGCGGCGAACCGACCCTCGACCCCGATCTCCCCCGGCTGCTGGGAGAGATCAAGGCCCTTGGCCTTCTGGTGAAGCTCGACACCAACGGCCTGCTGCCGGGGGTGCTGGAACGGTTGCTCAGCGATCGCCTCGTCGATTATGTGGCCCTCGATTTGAAGACTGCCCCGGCCCGTTACGACGAACTGCACTCTGCTCCGGTTGCCAGCGCCAACCTGCTGGCCAGCCTTCGCCTGCTGCTCGCCGCTGCGGTCGACTACGAACTGCGCACCACCTGCGTTCCCGGCCTGGTGGAGGCGGCCGACCTGCACGCGCTGGGCGAGCAGGCACGTGGCGCCCGCCGCTGGTTCTTGCAGCAGTTCGTTCCCCACCATGCCCTCGCCCCAAACCTGCAGGCACTCTCCCCCCATGCCCCCGCAACGCTCCAGGAGTTCGCCCGGCTGATCAGCGCCTATGTCGCTGAGACCGGAATCCGCGGGCTCTGA
- a CDS encoding ABC transporter ATP-binding protein yields the protein MTDRATPLLEVKELTMDFGGLRAVDHVNLQVCRGEIVALIGPNGAGKTTFFNCVTGIYTSTSGAILVHPPGGRTQKINGLKPNRVTTIGMARTFQNIRLFPAMTVLENVMIGCHCRTTTNILGAILRGAATRRQERETVERSYQLLEKVGLKPFADDFARNLPYGAQRRLEIARAMATDPFLLLLDEPAAGMNPQETRELDALIVRIRDEGKMAILLIEHDMKLVMNISDRIYVMEYGKEIAAGTPQQVRHDPKVIEAYLGEDVDA from the coding sequence ATGACTGACCGCGCCACGCCACTGCTGGAGGTAAAGGAGCTGACCATGGACTTCGGCGGTCTGCGCGCCGTCGACCATGTCAACCTGCAGGTTTGTCGCGGCGAGATCGTCGCCCTGATCGGCCCCAACGGCGCCGGCAAAACCACCTTCTTCAATTGTGTCACCGGCATCTACACCTCGACCTCCGGGGCGATCCTGGTGCATCCGCCGGGGGGACGAACCCAGAAGATCAACGGCTTGAAGCCGAACCGGGTCACCACCATCGGCATGGCCCGCACCTTCCAGAATATCCGCCTCTTCCCGGCGATGACGGTGCTGGAGAATGTCATGATCGGCTGCCATTGCCGCACGACGACCAACATCCTCGGCGCCATCCTGCGCGGCGCCGCCACCCGGCGCCAGGAGCGGGAGACGGTGGAGAGGAGCTACCAGCTGCTGGAAAAGGTTGGCCTCAAGCCGTTTGCCGACGATTTTGCCCGCAACCTTCCCTACGGCGCCCAGCGCCGCCTGGAGATCGCCCGGGCGATGGCGACCGATCCTTTTCTGCTCCTCCTCGACGAACCGGCTGCCGGCATGAACCCCCAGGAGACCCGTGAACTCGATGCCCTGATCGTGCGCATCCGCGACGAGGGGAAGATGGCGATCCTGCTGATCGAGCACGACATGAAGCTGGTGATGAATATTTCCGACCGGATCTACGTGATGGAGTACGGCAAGGAGATTGCCGCGGGGACGCCGCAGCAGGTCCGTCACGACCCGAAGGTGATCGAGGCGTATCTCGGGGAGGATGTGGATGCTTAG